The Populus alba chromosome 6, ASM523922v2, whole genome shotgun sequence genomic interval GTCGATTGTTTCAGTAAATATGCTTATTTCATGAGCCTCAACCATCCATACACAGCTCTAGTCGTGGCTAAGGTATTCATGGGTAATATATACAAGCTACATGGCCTACCAACATCAATAGTCAGCGACAGGGATCCTATATTTTTGAGCAAATTCTGGAAAGAAATGTTTAATATGCAAGGTGTCAATTTGCTCTACTCTTCAGCATACCATCCCCAAACCGATGGCCAGACTAAAATTGTGAATAAGTGTGTGGAAAATTACCTTCGGTGTATGACTGGGGACAACCCAAACCAATGGGCACGATGGCTGTCATTAGCCAAATGGTGGTACAATACAAATTTCCATTCGTCCACAAAATTAACCCCCTACGAGGTACTCTATGGGTTCACTCCGTCTATACATATTCCTTATATCCCTAGAGACTCTATTGTTGCATCGGTGGATGACCTACTGATTCGTAGAGAAGAAATCATTAAGCAAGTTAAAGATAACCTTCGACTAGCACAACACCAAATGGTTCAATTCGCCAACAAAAAAAGGAGTGATAGAACATTTTCAATTGGGGATTATGTGTATCTCAAACTACAACATTACAAGCAACATTCAGTGGTACGCAGGACATCACATAAATTAGCATCCAAGTTTTTCGGCCCTTACCTGATGCTTGCCAGAATAGGTGAGGTCGCCTATAAGCTGGAGTTGCCACCGTCATTTACCATTCACCTTGTGTTTCATGTCTCCCAGCTCAATCAGAGTATCGAACGCCAGTCAGTACAAAGTAATCTACCACCAATGCCACACACGCCAGAATTACAACCATAAGCTGTAATGGAACGAAGAATAGCCCGTAAGAGAAATCACGCAATCACCCAATTATTAATTCATTGGAAGGGGTTCTCACCTGCAGATGCTACATAAGAAAGTGTAGAGGACATCACTGTACGCTTTCCTGAATTCCACCTTGAGGACAAGGTGGGTTTGATGGGGGAAGATTTGTTACATGCTGCCAACATTAACTCTCTTAATGATGAATCTTGAAGAAACAGAGGAATAGATTTGAATAGAGCCATAGTGGGGAAATAGTTGAATTCACAAACGCCTTGTTTCATTTTCTAATTAGTAATGTGTCAATAGACACGTGTAAGAAACTTGTAAAGCCTATTATTACGGACGAGCAACCTTGCATGCACATAATGCACTGTAACTGAATGAAAAACTAGAGAAGAAGAACAATACACTTTGTGTTtgtgaaaagagagaaattcaGGTGAATTTGCTCCCATCCTAGTCAAGTctaattttcaattcatttttagtCATTGATACTAGTTGATCACCAACTATACCTTGTATTACTCTTTTTAGTACCTAAATCTTCTGTAAAAGTGACAGTATTCACTTGGAATAAAATTCAGTTGTTCTTAATCCTGTTGAATTGTCACACATTTCTACACCGGCGGTGTCGTCCACTGTTGCCACAGTTGGGAGATCAGCGCGCCTTTCAAGTCTCAGTCTTCTGCTCTTCTGTCCTTCGGTCTCCCTCCTTATTTCTTCGTCTTCTTTATGATGCGCAGCTGTTAGTAGTGGAGAAGAAAGGAGAGTGAGAGGATTGGCTTTGGGAGAAGTGGGGAGACGACTGAAAACGGTAGAGGGAGGGGTCGTTAATACAATCGGCGGGTTTGTGGAGGGAGGCTTCGGTCGTGTATTGCTCCTGCAACTAAGAGGGATGGTGGGTCTTGGCTGGCAGCTGGGAGTGGCTAATGGGAAGATGAAGATCAAAGGGGAGGTCTGGTGAAGATGAGAGGAAATGGGGGGAGACTGTGGTTTAGAGGGAGAGGCTCCTTTGAGTGGCGACTTTGGTTCCTTCTCTCTAGTTTTGGTCCCAAGAGAGAGGAAGGGAggtggcttgttttttttttttagcagcaGGGAAGTGCGCGGCTGACTACTTTGGTTTTCAAAGAAGATCGAAATGGGGGGGCTGTGTGTTGATGACCGGAAGAGGGAGATGGTGGCCAGTTTTGTTTTTGGAGGAGAAGGGTGGCGGCTGCGGCGTGGAGAAGGTtaagttttttagggttttcttttcatCTCCCCCGTCAATCAATTTTCTCCCAAAGTCAATTTTTCTCCTCCCCTTTGTATATGGCTGGAtgttcatttatataaaaaaaaatctctacgCATGCTATTTaaggaaatattaaaataattattgcagatattgtcttctataaccagcacaaatcaaatcatatatctatggtattttatactgcattgattatttttcataaccagcacgaatcaaatcatatatctatggtattttatattccaataattatatatgattcagtAATTATCTCCTTAATATATTGCTTCCTTAATATGAGCCATGATATTCTAGgttatcgccacatgtaaaccttttttttttttttttaatatatatttttttaaaaaatcgaaacatgggtcaaaaattgggtagcaacatatacaattagggattttttttttctcattttattttctcattttgtatttttttaaatattggttttgtggttatcttcaaattttttttatatatcaaattattcTAGTCTCATGACCTAAGCCACGAGTTTTGCAGTCCTTTATGAatagaggttttttttaaaaaaaatgttttgtatttaatatttgaagatttttttttattttatacaaataagctttattttgtaagaaaatatttattttaaaataatattttttgatttgtcAGGCCttgcataatatatttttttttattattcactaagtttcataaatgtttatatttctattaccttttattgattttaataaaacaaattagtagatataaacatataaatttcttattatgtgagattaaatattttgatctacatcaatctttcaattttttttggtttctcttttagttattgttaagaacattttttattttatttacataaatgattatttatttatttaattaaatatctagataattttttggattgaaacttttagttttttaatataaaaaaatatcaaaatagtgcatacccaagttttttttttttttttaaaaggaaaattacaCCTTGCAACAGAGtgtatgttaatatatttttcggACCAATAAAAGTCAATCGAGTTACACCAAGTAAATTCTtacacaatataattttttttattagaaaaaaaatattaacaccatttgaatatgttttttatgttaaaaaaaaaattaacttgattcaCGATGGGTATATTTTATAATGTGTTACCTTGATCCTAGCAAACTTTTAAGTAATGGCGAGGTAGTGTTCGATATTgtggttaaaaaatattttttattttaaattattatattttttttattttaaaacaattttgatttgttgatgtcaaaaataatttttaaaatttataaaaaatattattttaatatatttttaaataaaaaatattttaaaaataatcacaattatatttttaaacacgcGTAAGAGATTCATAATCTGATCAGCAGGCCAACACCGTGGCTTGTTGAACCCTCGATGAAATGAGTGAGACACAGGGTGATGTCGGTCGAAGGCAAGAACAAATTTCACTCTCTCTCCATGAAATGTAATTCATTCGAAGCTTGAAGTCACATGCATGCATTGTATAGTTTCTTAACTGGACTGAATTCAGAGGGCAACTACACTGTCATCGCTAGTCAATCTCACTGGTGGTGATAGAGAGTTCATTTAgatgagatatatatatatatatatatatatatatatatatatatatattcaatcgGTCTTTCCTTTTTGGATGactaaagaagaagaatgatgCCGAAAAAGACGAACATCAATTTGATAAAAGAATTAAGAATCCACAAGGATGTGCCATCGATAAGAGCTGGCATTGCAAGTTGTCTTTTTTGGACATATATATACCCAGTCTAGCTACGGTGTGAAGTGAGAAAGAAGCTTCCCAATCGCCGCCTATCCTCGGCAGCAAGTAGCCATGTCGGCGGCTCAATTGGTAGCTGTGCCCAGTTCGCTTACTTTGTAACTATTAATGTCAATAAGTTTGGTGGGATCGAAAATCCAATGATGTAGCCATCCAACGTATCTCAGTTGATGCATTAATGGAGCATGCACGTAAGGTTGAGATAAATCTCGATCAAAACATTCTAAATATGAAGAATTATGATTGGTTGGATAGTCGAATTTGACATTGATctggttttttatcttttaaaaaaaaaaaaagattccttTCTTCAGGGTTCCGAATTTGGTACCTCACCTTCACAAATTATGCAAATACCACTTTATCATTTCTTgttctataattttaattttggaaaaaagaagTTACATTATAATGCTTTTGATCCAGTTGTTTGACCAATGTAATTCCACTACTTAAACCATCACATAGTAATTCAATATATAGTTTGATCATTTTAATAGCATTGCTAAAGAGTTCACTGAAGAGatttctccataaaaaaaaatcaatcccacCGCGATATAACCcctgaaataaaacaaaataaaatataaatatattattagaatgaattttgaaatcaaagcattcttttaattttttaaataaattataatgattaaagatatatttatttttttaacttaaattatcctataacataaataaaattatcttgatattGCAAATTTCTATCAATATTACAACTCTTGAAAACTCTAATTCTTATCGATTATATATTCTAAGaatacatattttaatattaaagaaccattttaatttaatagtttaagttgttaaattaaattttaagatatgattatttatattattctttaacatataTACTCTCTCAAGTAAAAACTcttttaggtttaaaattaatataaaatttatattatatatacttaactttttattaaataaataaaaataataagattgatGAAATCTCTAAATGATATCAACCACATACTCTAAGAATCTCTCGAGCAATTATGCAAATCAAGCCACGTTAGTTGTTTGGAAATTCTAATGCAAGAAAAGCATGCATCAAACCagtgtttttctctattttaattGTTTGCGAGCATGTGGCCGACACAAATGGATTCACTAGACAGACAGATTTTACAAGTCTATGATATAGAGTGCCAAAAACCCGAGCGTTGCTTGTCCTCTTATATATGTTGTTCTTCACATAAGGATTTATTCTCTCTAAGAAAATTACATATTTCATTTAACAGAAGTTTACAATAATGATTTAAGATTAAAGTTTTGAAAGAGATAGATAGTAAAGTGTTCCTTATAATACAACATTCTAACCTTAATGAACTATGtaattaaaacaatgttattaaacttacCGAAACCCAACTAATCAATTTGATAACCAGTGGAATCACAACTTTGCAAGGatcatatttcaaattaaattggaaGAGATTGacttgtaattttattaattcaattaaagtttgatttaatttgtaaatttttttaaaataacaactattatttttattagaataatattattttgaattgattggaGTTAACTGTATAACTCGTAATTAAAATCTTAACCGGGTGATGGACAGGTACtgttttaataactttgtttcaaactagataaaagatatttttaatctcaatacTTGAAAATTGATACGTTAATTCTTACCATCAATCGTTTCATTTCCACGAGTGGTTTCTAGCAGCCTTGGCCAATAACGAGCACAGCAAGGCACTAAAGGTTAAAATGTCCTCTATCCGAAAACCGTGTTTTTTGATTTCCTTGTCCCGAAATCCAATTTGATAATTGGCGACGAAATAATTGAAATGCCATTTTATTCGCCCCAAAATCGAATTTGATTATTGATAATGAAACTATATGAACGATCACGATTACTAGCGCAAAGCAGTGGTGTCTGTTAAGTCAATCAATAATGACAAAAGTCACAATAAAATATTGGACTGAAAATAATATGAGCATGAATCTTAGATCTACCATGTCTATAAGAAGGATAGGATGCATGACTTAAGCTTCATATTCACTTGAGAACTCGGTAAAGTAAGGAGAAACGATGGCTAAGTTTGCTTTGGCTAATCTCTTGATCCTTCTTTTGAACTTGGGTGCTTTGCTTACTTCACTTGCCTGTCCCTCTTGCCCTTCCCCACCCAAACCTAAGCCACCAGTAAAACCTCCCAAAGTCAAGCCTCCACCAAAACCACCAGCCGTGAAGCCACCAAAGCCTGAAACGCCATGCCCTCCTCCTCCAGTAAAACCAACACCACCAATCGTGAAGCCACCACCAACACCACCGAAGCAAGAGACTTGCCCCATTGACACTCTCAAGTTAGGCGCATGTGTGGATGTCCTAGGTGGACTAATCCACATTGGTATTGGCAGTAGTGCCAAGGACGAATGCTGCCCGCTGCTGGAAGGTCTTGTAGACTTGGACGCTGCTTTATGCCTTTGCACCGCTATCAAGGCTAAACTTCTCAACATCAACCTTATTATACCCATTGCTCTTGAGCTCCTTGTTGACTGTGGCAAGACCCCACCGGAAGGGTTCAAGTGTCCTACCTAATCAATTAGGTACTGCCTAGCTTCGTCAATCTTCAGGattttgctatatatatatatatatatatatatatagttttttcttgattttgagtAGATGTTcagttaattagaaaaatattaattcatagtttgtcttctgtgtttgatcatTGCAGGTTGTGGTGTAACTTACAGACTATACAAGTGTGTGGGCTTGAAAGCATAAAGAATAACTGCACGAGGGATCTTCATGTGTCTAACTGCACGAGGGATCTTCAAGTGGTCAGAATGAAGCATTTTTCTATAGGATATCTTGTGTTTTGTTCTCCTAGAGGAATTTCTTCTgttcttctttcccttttctagAAAATATATTGTGTGTTAATTTGTTTTACTTCTTCTTGTGTATCCATCATGGCGGCCCGGGTTGATGCTCTTCGTATGCCCActgcttgaaattaatattataaaaactttgGGTTCCAAGTTATGATGGTCATGAAGCCCACCTCAAAACTGGCCTGGGTGTTTTTAAACGTACGATTCTCATTTAAAATGAAGATCATGGTTTTGGGCCCTAGAATTTGAGCCTAACAAGGTCATTCCATGTGATCTATAACTTATatcttttttgaaatcaaatttactgataaaaaaacaaaattaaaagaaaaggaaccaaATAGAAAAGGATTTACAAATAAATGATGGTTTCAAaattcatacaaaaatatttattttgatcctcaaaatttacagcatatatatatatatatatatatttggtttttcaaTATTGGTTTCAATTCAActttgataaaacaaaaaagtttatttttgttaatttttaatttttgtttgagagagaagagaaagaggtCGTCAGAATctggcaataaaaaaagaaacttgatGATTTCATTGATTTCGACCACTAAATGATCGATTTTGGTgtctaaacattttattttgtgaggagagtttaatttattttttttttaactttgaaaggtctaaaaatcaaatctagGTTCAAGAAGAATTTTGATTTCGGACTGATTTTAGTGTTttgggtggttttttttttttaaagccatTTTATGGGTTTGTAAAGATATTTGTgctattttctatttattttaaggtcAAAATTTGGTTAAAATCTAAGACTTGAATTATTGGATTAATCCCTTCATTTTGGCATTTACTGCGCAGCAGCCATCTAAATGCcaaaaggaatatatatatatatatatatatatatatgattgggTTAAGCTACTATATGATGTTACCTAAAGTTAATACTATGTATGGATGGTGCTTGGTTTACGGGAAAAGGGCTAGAAAAGGGGGGCATAAAAAGGTGGAGGAAATTTATACTGGCATGGAAAGGGCGCTTATGCatgtattttgatattatatggGTAAAATCTGGTGAAACTTGATAAGAGGACCTAGGATTAATTagtggaaaaaatatattaagccAACACGTTTACTTCTAATCATTTGTGCAATAGAACACACATAgaaaagatggatttttttttaaaaaaaaattaacaaacaaaacaataaaaaatagtgaaataaaaTTACCATTACACTTTCAAACATCCTCAATCTTCCCGTGGTGTGAAATGAGAAACATCCCAAAAACCTATCCTTGTGGGTAGTGGTAGCGGATGCTTAATGTTATTAAACCTAGTTTGTATTAACTTCGTAGGATTAAAAATCTAATGATTTAGTCATCTAAGTACTGATCTAGCTTGATGTAATGGAGCATGAATATAAGTTTAGATCATGCTCGATCAAAATTAGCAAATTcgttaaaatctaaaaatttattattggtTGGATAATTGAGTTCGACATTGatcaaattacataaaaaaacaaaaaacaaaaacacattttacaaGGTTTCAAATTTGGTACATTTATTACATGTTATTGATCAAATGATTCAACCACACTATTCCACTTTTCAGATCGGTTTTAATTACATTTGAAAAAAGGTCTGCAGAAATTCCTTCTCAATCaaacaattaacaaaatgtGAATATATAATGCATATATCCAATTTCAATTCCTTTGGAATTGAAGTTTTATCATGGAGTTCAAACTAGGCTTTGAATATCATGCAGCATGAGATAATGGCGAGGGCACTTTACTTACAGCtatattatatcattttatgatggtggtttccgggaaaaaaatcatttgactTTAGATAGTCTTTCCAACTCTGTGCACAAGTACATTTCATATATGGATACAATGAGACTGAAAACGATTGACACTAATGAGATAATAGTTAATTGTGCTGAGTTCCGCGACGGAttaatataatctttttttcaaatataaaaaaaaaaaaattaagcgtataaaaaatattttaatacttttattaaattttataaaataaattatttttaaaaaattcactcAATTTTTTGTCATACTTAAATAACATGGGTTTAACAACTATGTCAGATCCAAGCGCAAATCCAAGCGCCTTGGATctgaataataaaacaataccAAAATATCCTCAATAATTAcagaaaattatacaaaaaatagggtaaaagaacaaaaatactgAAACAACCCCATAACTAAGGCTTCaagtttttcaactaaaaagcaaaatgataatttaacttTATGTGAAAAGACAACATTAGCCCCATCTCATGCTTTTAGAGCTTGGAAATTTAACGGCGCAAGTCTACAATGGAATGTGTCTTGGTCTACCACAGTATACTTGCACAAGGTTGTCAGACCCATGCATCTTAGGTTTGGTATGTTTGCCAAACTCAAGTAAATGTGGGTTAAACACAACTTTTcgactttaaaaataataaaacaataccaaaataccaaattgcctctgtaattatagaaaattacacaaaaaacagtgtgaaaaataaaaatactcgatatgcaaagcttattttttgtatttttcgaggttaaaaacatattttaactatttaacCATTTGtaagaggtaaaaaaaaactatgggtAACaagtcttaattttattaaccttggagataaaataatatttttaccatgcaaataaacatgaaaacacTACCATACCCCCGCTCAAATGTTTAATGACCAACGAGCccatgaaaaatactaaaatacctTATTATAACTAGggcttcaattttttcaactaaagagcaaaatgataatttaacttTCTGCTAAAAGACAACATTAACCTCTTCCCAAGCCTTTAGAGCTTGGAGAATTCATTGTGCAAGTCTACAGTGGATTGTGTCTTAATTCATAGTACACTTGCATAGGGTTGACAGGCCCAAGCCGTTTGAGTCTGGTAACCATGCCAGACCCAAGGTGCTTGGGTATGACAAACATGCTTGATTtaacaaacaacaaacaaagagGATAATTGTGCATTTTAGCTgtcaagagagagaaaataaagaaaaaacataaacaatggATCACTAGTGGCAAtctaattattatcattgtaCATGTGCCACACCATGTGAAAGAGAGCATGGTTGCGCATCCAATTAGATAGCAGATGACCAGATTTGGCCATCGAAAAGTGTCATAAATGTCTCTTTAATGGTGCTGGCACTGCCTATTTGTCgcgaaagaaaaggaaagtcaAAGAAATATTTATCCGCTCatgaaaagatgagaaattaaaagtaaaattattattacaatccacagtaaaacatTTCTTAATCTACTATGATTTTTTCACACCATTTAACTGTTGCTATAATAAAGCTCAAAAGTTTATTGAAGATAGTAATTGGATGAAGCTCAAAATTCAAGTAGGTCTTGCTAAACACAACAACtcctcttattatttttcttatatattttttgaatatttaaggTGTTTTTATATAGTCTTACAAgcccttttaaaatattataactcTTATGAACTCTAAATTTCATTAACTCTCAGCTGATAATAAATTCTAACAATATGTTCCCTAATCTTTCGAGGAATTATGCAAATCAAGCCATGCTTGTtgttaaaaaattctaatgCAATAAAAGCATACACCAcgaagagagaggagagtaaTGCACTTAAAATGAATTAATCATGTTGCttctaacaaagaaaagaagtgtTGATTGTAGAGGAAGAACCAGTAGAATGTTAGAAACATGAGATGGAGGACACGACATTGTGCCGtcaataaagtgaaaaaaaccttgaccaaggagataaGGCTTCATTTGCATTAGCCAATAGAGATAATTAATGTTCGTATGTTTTAACGACATAACTTGGTGGGTGTTTAATAGAGCAATAATAGTTGGAGTTTGTGTTTCTATAATATTCTGAGAAGTGACTGAAGCTTGTGAGAAGGAGTCAAACACGTGCTTTGCAAGTGGATACAACTGTTGTGGAGGAAAAACACCACCGACAGTAGCTTGTATATGATTGGCCAGCTGGGCTGCACCACCAGTGGTGAGGGAGAAGTTGGCGACATTAGCAATAGAATCCATTTAAGAAAAGCAGAGAGAAGGTCGACTgcaagagggagagggagagaagagTTCTGACAACaaaaggctctgataccaagttgaaaaTAATTAGGAGACTTAACCTATTGGTTAACcaaccttttctatttatatgtgTAGGgaaatatacaatagtaatggtGGAGATTACAACATAAGAGTATGCCtataatatttcctatataggtacattctatatatatatatatatatatatatatatatatatatatatatatatatataatagttaaAGCTTTATTGATGAATCCAATAAACCTTTAAGTAAACGAAACTGATAAAACAGTATAGAAAATAAGGAGATGAGAGAAAAAACCTATACATTTATCAAAGAACTACGCTAATgctacttaatttttaattgttagtccaTTTCAGAATACCATCTAGACATCTGAATAAATCATAAACAGGTTTATCAGAGTGCCAAAAATCCGAGTGTGGCTTGTCTTTTTATGTAGTTCTTTGTATAAAGAAATTTTCTCTCTAAGAAAATTACATGTCTACAATTATgattcaagatttatttttttgaaagagatCACTAGTATTCCTTGCAATACAACATTCTAATAAAACcaatgcttttttattatttttttaactcaatagGTTAACTCAGTAATCTATCAATTTGAGATTCGACTCGAATTAAGatttcactacaagatttaacaattttaccaataaaattttTCCGTCAGCGTAAGACACATATTACGtcagtaatt includes:
- the LOC118058459 gene encoding 36.4 kDa proline-rich protein, translated to MAKFALANLLILLLNLGALLTSLACPSCPSPPKPKPPVKPPKVKPPPKPPAVKPPKPETPCPPPPVKPTPPIVKPPPTPPKQETCPIDTLKLGACVDVLGGLIHIGIGSSAKDECCPLLEGLVDLDAALCLCTAIKAKLLNINLIIPIALELLVDCGKTPPEGFKCPT